In the Mycolicibacter sp. MU0102 genome, one interval contains:
- a CDS encoding fatty acyl-AMP ligase → MAELTSSLAPLELDTLVDLMQQQAARFQDTPAFIFCPEGDIEEDRVTYRDLDRRARSIAASLQLHGAAGERVLVLCRPGVDSIAGLFGCFYAGAIAIPVDEHWPIRRIETVVPESDARFALATAKTQAKMKSAVDGLSAGPKLTWLAMDEAPDDGAAWEPQSVRADSLAMIQYTSGSTGVPKGCVLTHRNYLSNLEVMRWALNPPDDAPVMNSPISGVSWLPQYHDMGFVGGILGTIYGGRTTVLMSPSAFLMRPLRWMQAISRYQATITAAPNFAYEACVKRSTAEQRAALDLSSLSIAVVGAGPISAETLQSFTEAFAPAGFRPEAFLPAYGLAEATLGVTGMSESPLPVVRHFDRTALSEDRIVEVAADAAHSETALPLVGCGKKSELLDVRIVDTETRLPRTAEEVGEIWVAGPCVGVGYWGRPEETEHAFQAHLADTGEGPYLRSGDLGFFREGELYVTGRCKDLMTINGFSHYPNDIELTVQACHPALMPSRGAVFQLPTERYAPEYMVVVQEVHHHEAVGVDPKDLIDSIRAAIRTNHGIDAQAVVLLKPMRIPTTTSGKIQRGACRDQYVAGELTVLAEWAEPRPAKTGPGIKGALLAGLGRAVAAGLAQHRREGSPGQG, encoded by the coding sequence ATGGCAGAACTGACGAGTTCCTTGGCTCCCTTGGAGTTGGACACCCTTGTCGACCTGATGCAGCAGCAGGCTGCGCGTTTCCAGGACACGCCCGCTTTCATCTTCTGCCCAGAAGGCGATATCGAAGAGGACCGGGTCACCTACCGCGACCTGGACCGTCGTGCCCGCTCGATCGCGGCGAGCTTGCAGCTTCACGGCGCCGCGGGTGAGCGTGTGCTGGTGCTCTGCCGCCCCGGTGTGGACAGCATCGCCGGGCTGTTCGGCTGTTTCTACGCCGGCGCTATCGCGATACCGGTCGACGAGCACTGGCCTATCCGCCGGATCGAGACCGTCGTGCCCGAATCGGATGCGCGCTTCGCGCTGGCAACGGCGAAGACCCAGGCCAAGATGAAGTCTGCGGTGGACGGCCTCAGTGCCGGGCCGAAGCTGACCTGGCTGGCCATGGATGAGGCCCCCGACGACGGGGCGGCCTGGGAGCCGCAGAGCGTCCGTGCCGACAGCCTCGCCATGATCCAGTACACCTCGGGCTCCACCGGGGTGCCGAAGGGTTGCGTGCTGACGCACCGCAACTACCTCAGCAATCTGGAGGTAATGCGGTGGGCGCTGAATCCGCCGGATGACGCGCCAGTGATGAACAGCCCGATCAGCGGGGTGTCCTGGCTGCCGCAGTACCACGACATGGGCTTTGTCGGGGGCATCCTCGGCACCATCTACGGCGGCCGCACCACCGTGCTGATGTCGCCGAGCGCCTTCTTGATGCGTCCGCTCCGCTGGATGCAGGCGATCTCGCGCTACCAGGCGACCATCACCGCCGCCCCCAACTTCGCTTACGAGGCCTGCGTCAAACGCAGCACCGCGGAGCAGCGGGCGGCCCTGGACCTGTCGAGCCTGTCGATCGCCGTGGTCGGAGCCGGGCCGATCAGTGCTGAGACGCTGCAGTCCTTCACAGAGGCGTTCGCACCGGCCGGGTTCCGTCCCGAGGCGTTCCTTCCGGCCTATGGGCTGGCCGAGGCGACCCTGGGCGTGACGGGCATGTCCGAGTCGCCACTGCCGGTGGTCCGGCACTTCGACCGGACCGCGCTGAGCGAGGACCGGATCGTCGAGGTGGCAGCCGATGCCGCCCACTCAGAAACCGCTCTACCGCTGGTGGGCTGCGGCAAGAAGTCGGAGCTCTTGGATGTCCGAATCGTCGATACCGAGACGCGGCTACCCCGCACCGCTGAGGAAGTGGGCGAGATCTGGGTTGCCGGCCCTTGCGTCGGAGTGGGCTACTGGGGGCGGCCGGAGGAAACGGAGCATGCTTTCCAAGCGCACCTCGCCGACACCGGCGAGGGTCCTTACCTGCGCAGTGGCGATCTGGGGTTCTTCCGGGAAGGCGAACTGTACGTCACCGGCCGGTGCAAGGACCTGATGACGATCAACGGATTCAGCCATTATCCGAATGACATCGAGCTGACCGTGCAGGCCTGCCACCCGGCGCTGATGCCCAGCCGTGGCGCCGTGTTCCAGTTGCCGACCGAGCGTTACGCCCCCGAATACATGGTGGTGGTGCAGGAGGTGCACCACCACGAGGCGGTCGGGGTCGATCCGAAAGACCTGATCGATTCGATCCGGGCGGCTATCCGCACCAACCATGGCATCGACGCTCAGGCCGTCGTGCTGCTCAAACCGATGCGGATACCTACTACTACCAGCGGCAAGATTCAGCGCGGTGCGTGCCGTGACCAGTACGTCGCCGGCGAGCTGACAGTGTTGGCGGAGTGGGCGGAGCCGCGGCCGGCAAAAACGGGCCCGGGAATCAAGGGTGCGCTGTTGGCTGGACTGGGGCGGGCCGTCGCGGCCGGATTGGCGCAGCACCGGCGGGAAGGCTCGCCGGGCCAGGGCTGA
- a CDS encoding cysteine desulfurase-like protein has translation MAYDVARVRGLHPTLGDGWVHFDSSSGMLIPDSVATTVSTAFRGSLAKAVGPHPAARRSAAVLVAARQAVADLVGSESAAVVLGPDRAVLLSALADAASSRVSLGYETVVTRLDDEANIAPWVRAANLYGAKLKWAEVDIETGELPSWQWENLITPSTRLVALTSGSGVLGTVTDLRPVTKLVHDVGGVAVVDHSATAPYQLLDINEVEADVVAVNAASWGGPPVGALVFRDPALIDTFGSVSLDPHAVGPARLEVGLHQFGLLAGLVASVEYLASLDESARGSRRERLAVSMQSAAAYLNRLFEYLLSSLRSLPLVMLIGQPEARIPVVSFAVQKVPAERVVQRLADNGVLAIANAGSRVLDAIGVNDIGGAVTVGLGHYSTMAEVDQLVRALASLG, from the coding sequence ATGGCCTATGACGTCGCTCGCGTGCGCGGATTGCACCCGACGCTCGGTGACGGATGGGTTCATTTCGATTCGTCGTCGGGCATGTTGATTCCGGACTCGGTGGCCACCACCGTGTCGACCGCGTTCCGGGGATCGTTGGCGAAGGCGGTCGGCCCGCACCCGGCGGCCCGCCGCAGTGCCGCGGTGTTGGTCGCGGCCCGCCAGGCGGTGGCCGATCTGGTGGGCTCGGAGTCTGCCGCGGTGGTGCTGGGTCCCGATCGCGCCGTGTTGTTGAGCGCTTTGGCCGATGCCGCGTCGTCGCGGGTGAGCCTGGGCTACGAGACGGTGGTCACCCGTCTCGACGACGAGGCCAACATCGCCCCCTGGGTGCGGGCTGCCAACCTTTATGGCGCCAAGCTCAAGTGGGCCGAGGTCGACATCGAGACCGGGGAGCTGCCCAGCTGGCAGTGGGAGAACCTGATCACCCCGTCTACCCGGTTGGTGGCACTCACCTCGGGCTCGGGGGTACTGGGCACCGTCACCGATCTTCGGCCGGTCACCAAGCTGGTCCACGATGTGGGCGGCGTGGCCGTCGTCGACCACTCGGCCACGGCGCCGTACCAACTACTCGACATCAACGAGGTCGAGGCGGACGTGGTGGCCGTCAACGCGGCCTCCTGGGGCGGGCCGCCGGTGGGCGCGCTGGTCTTTCGCGACCCGGCGCTGATCGACACGTTTGGGTCGGTGTCGCTGGACCCGCACGCCGTGGGCCCGGCCCGATTGGAAGTCGGCCTGCACCAGTTCGGTCTGCTGGCGGGGCTGGTGGCCAGTGTCGAGTATCTGGCGTCGCTGGACGAGTCGGCCCGGGGTAGCCGCCGCGAGCGGCTGGCGGTATCGATGCAGTCTGCCGCGGCGTATCTGAACCGGCTGTTCGAGTACCTGCTGAGTTCCTTGCGGTCGCTGCCGCTGGTGATGCTGATCGGCCAGCCCGAGGCGCGCATCCCGGTGGTCAGCTTCGCAGTACAGAAGGTGCCGGCCGAACGAGTGGTGCAGCGGTTGGCCGACAACGGTGTGCTGGCGATCGCCAATGCCGGGTCCCGGGTGCTCGACGCGATCGGCGTCAATGACATCGGGGGAGCGGTCACCGTCGGGCTGGGCCACTACTCGACGATGGCCGAAGTCGACCAGCTGGTTCGGGCGCTGGCGTCGCTGGGCTGA
- a CDS encoding DUF6541 family protein — protein MVTALLLLVLPGALVAAGAGLNWPLAVAVGPALTYGIVGLAIVPFGAIGIPWNATTAAAALVVVGVAVCGLARGMRSLLGRRPGIHVAAPSPALWPILTVAAGTLLGVLLIGWAALRGIADWQSIPSTWDAVWHANTVRFILDTGQASPTHMGELRNVETHAALYYPSAFHALTAVLCQLTGAAPTTGYTLAGLAASVWLFPVSAALLTWNLLQRVTSTAVTAVSAGTAAALSASFTALPYVEFGTAAMPNLVAYGLVAPAFALITAVRILRDRICVAVLALLGVFSVHLTGGVVTVLLVAAWWLSPSDGALWNPLRGKRRDTLALAGVLIPTGLLLLPQLLSVRKQAEIIAGHAFLTHEGRKSGLRDALLMHTRHLNDFPIQYALVALAAAGAAVLVARKVWWPLALWAVLVVAVVQSSAPLGGPVGNVVGTFTDLFYSDPRRIMAAMTLLLVPMAGAGLAALAAFVSKPAGVRARPVLTGLLLVTATVGLAWHYLPRHAFLFGDKYDSVMVDSRDLRAYAYLADLPGAHDTVIGNANVDGSAWMYAVAGLHPLWTHYDYPQQQGPGPERFIFWAYADDADTDPRVAAAVHDLNIRYVLISSPTVRGFTLPDGLVSLEKSRSWARIYDNGGASIYEWQGETAR, from the coding sequence ATGGTCACGGCGCTTTTGCTGCTGGTGCTTCCGGGTGCGCTCGTAGCGGCCGGCGCCGGGTTGAACTGGCCATTAGCCGTGGCGGTCGGCCCGGCGCTTACCTACGGAATCGTAGGCCTGGCCATCGTCCCTTTCGGCGCTATCGGAATCCCTTGGAACGCAACCACTGCAGCGGCTGCATTGGTGGTGGTCGGCGTCGCGGTGTGCGGCTTGGCGAGGGGAATGCGATCTTTGCTGGGGCGCCGTCCCGGCATCCATGTGGCGGCCCCCTCGCCGGCACTGTGGCCGATACTCACGGTGGCCGCCGGAACGCTGCTGGGGGTATTGCTGATCGGCTGGGCCGCGCTGCGGGGAATCGCGGACTGGCAGAGCATTCCCAGCACCTGGGACGCGGTGTGGCACGCCAACACCGTCCGATTCATCCTCGACACCGGCCAGGCCTCACCAACTCACATGGGCGAGCTGCGCAATGTCGAAACCCACGCCGCGCTGTATTACCCGTCGGCATTCCACGCGCTGACCGCGGTGCTGTGCCAACTGACCGGCGCCGCACCCACGACCGGCTACACCCTGGCCGGGCTGGCCGCCTCGGTGTGGCTGTTTCCGGTCAGCGCAGCGCTGCTCACCTGGAATCTGCTGCAGCGGGTGACGAGCACCGCTGTGACGGCGGTGTCGGCGGGCACCGCCGCCGCGCTGTCGGCGTCCTTCACCGCGCTGCCCTACGTCGAGTTCGGCACCGCCGCGATGCCCAATCTGGTGGCTTACGGGCTGGTGGCGCCGGCCTTCGCGCTGATCACCGCGGTCCGCATCCTGCGGGACCGGATCTGCGTGGCGGTGCTGGCGCTACTGGGCGTGTTCTCGGTACACCTGACCGGGGGCGTGGTCACGGTCTTGCTGGTGGCGGCCTGGTGGCTGAGTCCCTCCGACGGTGCGCTGTGGAATCCGCTGCGCGGGAAGCGACGGGACACCCTCGCCCTGGCCGGGGTCCTGATCCCGACCGGGCTGCTGCTGTTGCCGCAGCTGCTGAGCGTGCGCAAGCAGGCCGAGATCATCGCCGGGCACGCGTTTCTGACCCACGAGGGCCGCAAGTCGGGTCTGCGCGACGCGCTGCTGATGCACACCCGCCACCTCAACGACTTTCCGATCCAATACGCGCTGGTGGCGCTGGCCGCGGCGGGGGCAGCAGTGCTGGTGGCCCGCAAGGTGTGGTGGCCGTTGGCGCTGTGGGCGGTGCTGGTGGTGGCGGTGGTGCAGTCCTCGGCTCCGCTCGGCGGCCCGGTAGGCAACGTGGTGGGCACGTTCACCGACCTGTTCTACAGCGACCCGCGCCGAATCATGGCGGCGATGACGCTGCTGTTGGTCCCGATGGCCGGAGCGGGCCTGGCGGCGCTGGCCGCGTTCGTTTCCAAGCCGGCGGGAGTGCGGGCGCGGCCGGTACTGACCGGGCTGCTGCTGGTGACCGCGACGGTCGGGCTGGCCTGGCATTACCTGCCGCGGCACGCGTTCTTGTTCGGCGACAAGTACGACTCGGTGATGGTCGACTCCCGAGACCTGCGGGCGTACGCCTACCTGGCCGACCTGCCCGGGGCCCACGACACCGTGATCGGCAACGCCAACGTCGACGGCAGTGCCTGGATGTACGCAGTCGCCGGCCTGCACCCGCTGTGGACGCACTACGACTACCCTCAGCAGCAAGGCCCCGGCCCGGAGCGGTTCATCTTCTGGGCATACGCCGACGACGCCGACACCGATCCGCGAGTGGCGGCTGCCGTGCACGACCTCAATATCCGCTACGTGCTGATCAGCAGCCCGACGGTCCGCGGGTTCACCCTGCCCGACGGGCTAGTGTCACTGGAGAAATCGCGGTCCTGGGCCAGGATCTACGACAATGGCGGGGCGAGTATCTACGAATGGCAAGGAGAGACAGCGCGGTGA
- a CDS encoding bacterial proteasome activator family protein, with protein MDSAGGVEIISGADPRLLAAGLNGSTDAADDDEASLTDLIEQPAKVMRIGTMIKQLLEEVRSAPLDEASRIRLREVHSASIRELEDGLAPELREELDRLTLPLREDATPSDAELRIAQAQLVGWLEGLFHGIQTALFAQQMAARAQLEQMRHGALPPGAGGPGSHSQGHGSGQYL; from the coding sequence ATGGACAGCGCCGGTGGCGTCGAGATCATCAGCGGCGCCGACCCGCGGCTGCTGGCGGCTGGGCTCAACGGCTCCACTGACGCCGCCGATGATGACGAGGCGTCGCTGACCGACCTGATCGAACAGCCCGCCAAGGTGATGCGGATCGGCACCATGATCAAGCAGCTGCTCGAAGAAGTCCGCTCGGCTCCCCTGGATGAGGCCAGCCGGATTCGGCTGCGCGAGGTCCACTCCGCCAGCATTCGCGAGCTCGAGGACGGCCTGGCCCCGGAGCTGCGCGAGGAGCTGGACCGGCTGACACTGCCGCTACGCGAGGACGCCACACCGTCGGACGCCGAACTACGGATCGCCCAAGCCCAGCTGGTGGGCTGGCTGGAGGGCCTGTTCCACGGCATCCAGACCGCGTTGTTCGCCCAGCAGATGGCTGCCCGGGCGCAGCTGGAGCAGATGCGCCACGGCGCCCTGCCCCCTGGCGCCGGCGGGCCCGGAAGTCACAGCCAGGGCCACGGCTCCGGCCAGTACCTGTAA
- a CDS encoding ABC transporter ATP-binding protein: MSDNDPRIETRDAWVEFPIFDAKARSLKKAFLGKAGGAIGRNNSNVVVVEALRDITMSLSLGDRVGLVGHNGAGKSTLLRLLSGIYEPTRGSASVVGRVAPVFDLGVGMDPEISGYENIIIRGLFLGQTRKQMAAKVDEIAEFTELGDYLAMPLRTYSTGMRVRLAMGVVTSIDPEILLLDEGIGAVDAEFLKKAQTRLQKLVERSGILVFASHSNEFLARLCKTAMWIDHGTIRMTGGIEEVVGAYEGPDAARHVREVLAETQAGDQP, encoded by the coding sequence GTGTCTGACAACGATCCTCGTATCGAAACCCGCGACGCCTGGGTCGAGTTCCCCATCTTCGACGCCAAGGCACGATCGCTGAAGAAGGCGTTCCTCGGCAAGGCCGGCGGGGCGATCGGGCGCAACAACTCCAATGTGGTGGTGGTCGAGGCGCTGCGCGACATCACCATGTCACTGTCCTTGGGCGATCGCGTCGGTCTGGTGGGGCACAACGGCGCCGGAAAATCCACCCTGCTGCGGCTGCTTTCGGGAATCTACGAGCCGACTCGCGGGTCGGCATCGGTGGTCGGGCGGGTGGCGCCGGTCTTCGACCTGGGTGTGGGTATGGACCCGGAGATCTCCGGCTACGAAAACATCATCATCCGGGGGTTGTTCCTCGGACAGACCCGCAAACAGATGGCCGCCAAGGTTGACGAGATCGCCGAATTCACCGAGCTGGGCGACTATCTGGCGATGCCGCTGCGCACCTACTCCACCGGTATGCGGGTGCGGTTGGCGATGGGCGTGGTCACCAGCATCGACCCGGAGATCCTGCTGCTCGACGAAGGCATCGGCGCGGTGGACGCCGAATTCTTGAAGAAGGCCCAGACCCGGCTGCAGAAGTTGGTGGAGCGGTCCGGGATCCTGGTGTTCGCCAGCCATTCCAACGAATTCTTGGCTCGACTGTGCAAGACCGCGATGTGGATCGACCACGGCACCATCCGGATGACCGGTGGGATCGAGGAGGTGGTCGGCGCCTACGAAGGCCCGGATGCGGCCCGGCACGTACGCGAGGTGCTTGCCGAGACGCAGGCCGGGGATCAGCCGTGA
- a CDS encoding glycosyltransferase, translating into MTETVYAVVVTHRRPQQLAESLKALTTQTRAPDHVIVVDNDFGSGDPTVAELVAGQPVPCTYLGSRRNLGGAGGFALGMLHALAAGADWVWLADDDGRPADAGVLSALLDCAAKHRLAEVSPMVCNIDDPSRLAFPLRRGLVWRREVGELRSGASDEDLLPGIASLFNGALFTADALDAVGVPDLRLFMRGDEVEVHRRLARSGLAFGTCLNAAYLHPCGSAEFKPILGGRMHAQYPDSAAKRFYTYRNRGYLMAQPGMRRLLVQEWLRFGWFFLVSRRDPAGLMQWARLRRQGRREQFAKPEGQQ; encoded by the coding sequence GTGACCGAAACCGTCTACGCCGTCGTCGTCACCCACCGGCGGCCCCAGCAGCTGGCCGAGTCACTGAAGGCGCTGACAACCCAGACCCGGGCACCCGACCACGTGATCGTGGTCGACAACGACTTCGGCTCTGGTGACCCGACGGTCGCCGAGCTGGTGGCCGGCCAACCGGTGCCGTGCACCTACCTCGGGTCGCGACGAAACCTGGGCGGCGCAGGAGGTTTCGCGCTGGGCATGCTGCACGCCCTGGCCGCCGGCGCGGATTGGGTATGGCTTGCCGACGACGACGGCCGTCCGGCGGACGCCGGCGTCCTGTCGGCGCTGCTGGACTGCGCGGCCAAACATCGGCTGGCCGAGGTGTCCCCGATGGTGTGCAACATCGACGACCCGTCCCGGCTGGCCTTTCCGCTACGACGCGGGCTGGTGTGGCGGCGCGAGGTCGGCGAATTGCGCAGCGGCGCATCGGATGAGGATCTGTTGCCCGGAATCGCGTCGCTGTTCAACGGGGCACTGTTCACCGCGGATGCCCTGGACGCGGTCGGTGTGCCGGACCTGCGGTTGTTCATGCGCGGCGACGAGGTGGAAGTACATCGCCGGCTGGCTCGGTCCGGACTGGCATTCGGGACGTGCCTGAACGCGGCCTACTTGCACCCGTGCGGTTCGGCGGAGTTCAAGCCGATCCTTGGCGGCCGGATGCACGCCCAGTACCCGGATAGCGCCGCCAAACGTTTCTATACCTACCGCAACCGCGGCTATCTGATGGCTCAGCCCGGCATGCGCCGGTTGCTGGTCCAGGAATGGCTGCGGTTCGGCTGGTTCTTCCTGGTGTCGCGCCGCGACCCGGCCGGCCTGATGCAGTGGGCCCGGCTGCGCCGACAGGGACGCCGAGAACAGTTCGCCAAACCGGAGGGGCAGCAGTGA
- a CDS encoding ABC transporter permease, producing MSFDDVAAQSKTFARARADLVDGFRRHELWLHLGWQDIKQRYRRSVLGPFWITIGTATTAVAMGGLYSKLFHLDLAVHLPYVTLGLIVWNLLNAAILEGADVFVANEGLIKQLPTPLSVHVYRLVWRQMILFAHNIVIYLPIALIFPKPWSWADLSVIPALLLIALNCVWVSLCFGILATRYRDIAPLLFSVVQLLFLMTPIIWNYDTLRAQGASRWTAVVEFNPLMHYLDLVRLPLLGAHQPLRHWAVVLVLTVVGWAVAALVLRQYRARVAYWV from the coding sequence GTGAGCTTCGACGACGTTGCCGCGCAGTCCAAGACGTTTGCGCGGGCACGGGCCGATCTGGTGGACGGGTTCCGCCGCCACGAGTTGTGGCTGCACCTGGGCTGGCAGGACATCAAGCAGCGCTATCGGCGCAGTGTGCTGGGCCCGTTCTGGATCACCATCGGCACCGCGACCACGGCGGTGGCGATGGGCGGCCTGTACTCCAAGCTGTTCCACCTCGACCTGGCGGTGCACCTGCCGTACGTGACGCTGGGGCTGATCGTGTGGAACCTGCTCAACGCCGCCATCCTGGAGGGCGCCGACGTGTTCGTCGCCAACGAGGGACTGATCAAGCAGTTGCCGACGCCGTTGAGTGTGCACGTCTACCGGTTGGTGTGGCGCCAGATGATCCTGTTCGCGCACAACATCGTCATCTATCTGCCGATCGCGCTGATCTTCCCGAAACCCTGGTCGTGGGCGGATCTTTCGGTGATTCCGGCACTGCTGCTGATCGCCCTGAACTGCGTATGGGTGTCGCTGTGCTTCGGAATTCTGGCCACCCGCTACCGCGATATCGCTCCACTGTTGTTCTCGGTGGTGCAGCTGCTGTTCTTGATGACGCCGATCATCTGGAACTACGACACCCTGCGCGCTCAGGGAGCGTCACGCTGGACGGCGGTGGTGGAGTTCAACCCGCTGATGCATTACCTGGACCTGGTGCGGCTGCCGCTGCTGGGGGCGCATCAGCCGCTGCGGCACTGGGCAGTGGTGCTGGTGCTGACCGTGGTCGGCTGGGCGGTGGCGGCGCTGGTGCTGCGCCAGTACCGGGCCAGAGTGGCGTACTGGGTGTAG
- a CDS encoding PIN domain-containing protein, which translates to MAVTTWLIDKSAYTRLGESPDAQEWADRIGRGVVRISTVTRLEIGYSFHNAEQARHETLSPPLSLMPLEYVTPAAENRAIATQLLLADRGQHRAPSVPDLLVAAIAETAGLTVLALDRGYELIADLTGQPIDRLRL; encoded by the coding sequence CTGGCGGTGACGACCTGGCTGATCGACAAGTCCGCCTACACGCGACTCGGGGAGTCTCCTGATGCACAGGAATGGGCGGATCGGATCGGACGCGGCGTGGTCCGCATCAGCACCGTGACGCGACTCGAGATCGGCTATTCCTTTCACAATGCGGAACAAGCACGCCACGAAACCCTCTCGCCCCCACTGTCTCTCATGCCGTTGGAGTATGTGACTCCGGCGGCCGAGAACCGCGCAATTGCGACTCAACTGCTGCTGGCCGATCGCGGCCAACATCGAGCACCGTCCGTTCCTGACCTTCTTGTGGCTGCTATAGCAGAAACCGCCGGCCTAACGGTCCTGGCGCTGGATAGGGGCTACGAGTTGATCGCCGACCTAACCGGACAACCCATCGACCGGCTTCGGCTCTGA
- a CDS encoding antitoxin VapB family protein, whose translation MATKTISIDIEAYERLRAARRSPDESFSRVIKRAHWRNEARTAGALLAALAALPVATEDELERLDEAQRMDFPPDDPWRPA comes from the coding sequence ATGGCCACCAAGACGATCTCGATCGACATCGAGGCATACGAGCGGCTCAGAGCAGCTCGCCGCTCACCGGACGAATCGTTCTCCCGTGTCATCAAGCGCGCGCACTGGCGCAACGAGGCTCGTACCGCGGGCGCACTGCTGGCAGCGTTGGCCGCGCTGCCGGTTGCCACCGAGGACGAACTCGAACGCCTCGACGAGGCGCAGCGGATGGACTTCCCCCCGGATGATCCGTGGCGCCCCGCGTAA
- a CDS encoding type II toxin-antitoxin system VapC family toxin gives MAPRVSVDTTFLIDLRREQAAGTPGGPAHRFLGESPDTELFLSTVALGEFAAGFERSDDPIIVGVRERHVLVPVDDAVALTYAEVSQDLRRRGNMIGSNDLWIGCTSLRLGIPVLTHNVADFRRIQGLGVISYR, from the coding sequence GTGGCGCCCCGCGTAAGCGTCGACACGACGTTCCTTATCGACTTGCGGCGAGAACAGGCTGCCGGGACTCCGGGTGGGCCGGCGCATCGGTTCTTAGGCGAGTCGCCCGATACCGAATTGTTCCTCTCGACCGTTGCACTCGGTGAATTTGCCGCGGGGTTCGAGCGCAGCGACGATCCGATCATCGTCGGCGTGCGCGAACGCCACGTCCTCGTTCCGGTCGACGATGCTGTCGCGCTCACCTATGCGGAAGTCTCCCAGGATCTGCGCCGCCGAGGGAACATGATCGGCAGCAATGACCTATGGATCGGCTGCACCAGCCTTCGTCTCGGAATCCCGGTTCTGACCCACAACGTCGCGGACTTCCGCCGGATCCAGGGACTCGGAGTCATCTCCTACCGCTAA